The Zingiber officinale cultivar Zhangliang chromosome 10A, Zo_v1.1, whole genome shotgun sequence genome contains a region encoding:
- the LOC122027084 gene encoding uncharacterized protein LOC122027084 isoform X3 — translation MAVLKRAYADVILNTTKESAVRILAAERRMLQWKQSSSLVKEDSVALILRLKVLMDSRIKETESVYLSQATRIRLEVQLREANHTIRRLNSKLQKDSSELENQKSDKSESLQGKDTDDRISSQKNNPDEATSSQETVPHSTYAKYSNQKEPTKDSTASDDSTGTPDLVSLILRNKEPEPFRNGCTQLIRPLERNVLD, via the exons ATGGCGGTGCTCAAGAGGGCATACGCGGACGTCATCCTGAACACGACGAAGGAGTCGGCCGTCAGGATTTTGGCGGCGGAGCGCCGGATGCTACAGTGGAAGCAGAGCTCGTCGCTCGTCAAGGAAGATTCTGTTGCCCTAATTCTTCGACTCAAGGTTCTCATGGACTCTAGG ATTAAAGAGACAGAATCAGTATACTTATCACAAGCAACAAGAATTCGACTAGAAGTTCAGCTCCGTGAGGCGAACCATACAATTCGTCGTTTAAATTCTAAACTGCAGAAAGATAGTTCTGAACTGGAGAATCAGAAGAGTGATAAAAGTGAGTCTCTACAAGGTAAAGACACAGATGATCGCATCAGTTCGCAGAAAAATAACCCTGATGAAG CTACATCGAGTCAGGAAACTGTACCTCATAGCACCTATGCTAAATATTCAAACCAAAAGGAGCCTACAAAAGATTCGACTGCATCTGATGATTCTACTGGCACTCCTGATTTAGTGTCCTTGATATTGAGAAACAAGGAGCCAGAGCCTTTTAGGAATGGTTGTACTCAGCTGATACGTCCATTGGAGCGAAATGTGTTAGACTGA
- the LOC122027084 gene encoding uncharacterized protein LOC122027084 isoform X1, whose amino-acid sequence MAVLKRAYADVILNTTKESAVRILAAERRMLQWKQSSSLVKEDSVALILRLKVLMDSRIKETESVYLSQATRIRLEVQLREANHTIRRLNSKLQKDSSELENQKSDKSESLQGKDTDDRISSQKNNPDEGNISLIWQPGLSFVAVCSLNFILIATSSQETVPHSTYAKYSNQKEPTKDSTASDDSTGTPDLVSLILRNKEPEPFRNGCTQLIRPLERNVLD is encoded by the exons ATGGCGGTGCTCAAGAGGGCATACGCGGACGTCATCCTGAACACGACGAAGGAGTCGGCCGTCAGGATTTTGGCGGCGGAGCGCCGGATGCTACAGTGGAAGCAGAGCTCGTCGCTCGTCAAGGAAGATTCTGTTGCCCTAATTCTTCGACTCAAGGTTCTCATGGACTCTAGG ATTAAAGAGACAGAATCAGTATACTTATCACAAGCAACAAGAATTCGACTAGAAGTTCAGCTCCGTGAGGCGAACCATACAATTCGTCGTTTAAATTCTAAACTGCAGAAAGATAGTTCTGAACTGGAGAATCAGAAGAGTGATAAAAGTGAGTCTCTACAAGGTAAAGACACAGATGATCGCATCAGTTCGCAGAAAAATAACCCTGATGAAGGTAATATATCTCTGATCTGGCAACCTGGCCTCAGTTTTGTAGCTGTGTGTTCTCTAAATTTTATCTTAATAGCTACATCGAGTCAGGAAACTGTACCTCATAGCACCTATGCTAAATATTCAAACCAAAAGGAGCCTACAAAAGATTCGACTGCATCTGATGATTCTACTGGCACTCCTGATTTAGTGTCCTTGATATTGAGAAACAAGGAGCCAGAGCCTTTTAGGAATGGTTGTACTCAGCTGATACGTCCATTGGAGCGAAATGTGTTAGACTGA
- the LOC122027084 gene encoding uncharacterized protein LOC122027084 isoform X2, producing the protein MAVLKRAYADVILNTTKESAVRILAAERRMLQWKQSSSLVKEDSVALILRLKIKETESVYLSQATRIRLEVQLREANHTIRRLNSKLQKDSSELENQKSDKSESLQGKDTDDRISSQKNNPDEGNISLIWQPGLSFVAVCSLNFILIATSSQETVPHSTYAKYSNQKEPTKDSTASDDSTGTPDLVSLILRNKEPEPFRNGCTQLIRPLERNVLD; encoded by the exons ATGGCGGTGCTCAAGAGGGCATACGCGGACGTCATCCTGAACACGACGAAGGAGTCGGCCGTCAGGATTTTGGCGGCGGAGCGCCGGATGCTACAGTGGAAGCAGAGCTCGTCGCTCGTCAAGGAAGATTCTGTTGCCCTAATTCTTCGACTCAAG ATTAAAGAGACAGAATCAGTATACTTATCACAAGCAACAAGAATTCGACTAGAAGTTCAGCTCCGTGAGGCGAACCATACAATTCGTCGTTTAAATTCTAAACTGCAGAAAGATAGTTCTGAACTGGAGAATCAGAAGAGTGATAAAAGTGAGTCTCTACAAGGTAAAGACACAGATGATCGCATCAGTTCGCAGAAAAATAACCCTGATGAAGGTAATATATCTCTGATCTGGCAACCTGGCCTCAGTTTTGTAGCTGTGTGTTCTCTAAATTTTATCTTAATAGCTACATCGAGTCAGGAAACTGTACCTCATAGCACCTATGCTAAATATTCAAACCAAAAGGAGCCTACAAAAGATTCGACTGCATCTGATGATTCTACTGGCACTCCTGATTTAGTGTCCTTGATATTGAGAAACAAGGAGCCAGAGCCTTTTAGGAATGGTTGTACTCAGCTGATACGTCCATTGGAGCGAAATGTGTTAGACTGA